Below is a genomic region from Thermus oshimai DSM 12092.
GCGGTGGTAGACGATGTACCCGTCCCGGATCTCCGCGTTGAGCTCGGGGATCTCCTTCAGGGCCTGGACCACCGCCTTCACGAAGAAGCTCATGAAGCCCAGCTTCACCCCGTGCTTCTTCTGGAAGGCCTCCCCGAGCTCCTTCCTCAAGGCGATGACCGCGGACATGTCCGCCTCGTTGAAGGTGGTGAGCATGGCCGTGGTCTGGCGGGCCTGGAGGAGCCTTTCCGCGATGCGGCGGCGCAGGGGGGTCATGGGCACGGCCTCGTCCACCCGCCAGGGCTTCTCCGCAGGGGGTGCGGTGGGGGGCGGCGGGGTCTGGACAGGGGGTGGCGGGGGCGGGGCGGGTTCGGGCCTGGGGGCGGTTTCCAGGTGGCGGAGGACGTCCTCCTTCAGGATCCGCCCGCCGAGGCCCGTGCCGGGGACCGCCTCGGGGGCCACGCCCTTTTCCGCCATGAGCCTCTCGGCCGCGGGCATGGCCAGGGGGCCTTCCGCCTCCCGGGCCTCCTCAGGCTTGGGCGCGGGGGCGCTTTGGGCTGCCCCCTCCTCCAGGAGGGCGATGGCCTCCCCCACCCGGGCCGTCTCCCCGGTGCGCTTCAAGATCCGCTTCAGCGTGCCCGCGAAGGGGGCGGGAAGCTCCAAGGTGGCCTTGTCGGTGATGAGCTCCACCAAGGGCTCATCCTGCCGGAAGGCCTCGCCCTCCTTCTTGAGCCAAGCGCCGATCTCCACTTCCACGATGGACTCGCCCACAGAGGGCACCACGAGCTCTTTCACTTAGGACCTCCTTACCTAAAGGCCTCTTCCAAGAGGGCTTCCTGCTCCTTCTTGTGCACCTTGGAGGAGCCCACCGCGGGGCTTGGGGACTCGGGCCGGGCCACCACGCGGAAGGGGTGGCCGAAGATCTCCCCGCAGAAGCGGGCCTGGAGGTACCACCAGGCCCCCTGGTTTACCGGCTCCTCCTGGACATAGACTACGGGGGTTTTCTTGGGGTAGGGCGAAAGGGCTTCCTTAAGCTCCTCCTCCGGGAAGGGGTAGAGGAGCTCCAGCCGGAGGATGGCCACGTCCTCCGCCCCAAGCTCCCGGCGCTTGGCGAGGAGTTCGTAGTAGACCTTGCCCGAGGTGAGGAGGACCTTCCGCGCCCCCTTCACCTTCTCCCCGATGACCTTCTGGAAGCGGCCCGAGGCGAGCTCCTCCAGGGGGGAGACCGCCTCGGGGTGGCGGAGGAGGCCCTTGGGGGTCATGACGATGAGGGGCTTGCGCAGGGGGCGCTTCACCTGGCGGCGGAGGAGGTGGAAGTACTGGGCGGGGGTGGTGGGGTAGGCCACCTGGAGGTTGTCCTGGGCCCCAAGCTGGAGGAAGCGCTCCAGGCGGGCGGAGGAGTGCTCGGGGCCTTGGCCCTCGAGGCCGTGGGGGAGGAGGAGCACCAGCCCCGAAAGCCGGTTCCACTTGGCCTCCGCGCTGGCCAGGAACTGGTCTATGTACACCTGGGCCACGTTGACGAAGTCCCCGAACTGGGCCTCCCAGAGGATGAGGCCCTCGGGGTAGTCCAGGCTGTAGCCGTACTCAAAGCCCAAGACCCCGGCCTCGGAGAGGGGGGAGTTGTGGATCTCCACCTCCGCCTGGCCCGCCTCTAGGTGCTGGAGGGGGAGGTAGGGGGCGCCGGTCTCGTAGTCAAAGAGGGCGGCGTGGCGCTGGGTGAAGGTGCCCCTTAGGGCGTCCTGGCCCGTGAGGCGCACCCGGTGCCCCTCCACCGCCAAGGAGGCGAAGGCCAGGGCCTCCGCCGTGGCCCAGTCCAGGGGGCGCTTCTCCTCGGCCATCTCCAGGCGGGCCTCCAGGAAGCGCTTGAGCTTGGGGTGCAGGCGGAAGCCCTCCGGCAGGGCGGTGAGGCGCCTTAAGAGGTCCTTCAGCCTTTCCTTGGGCACCCCGGTGTCCGCCTCGGGCACCAGGCGGTCCGGCCCCCCTACGTAGCCCTTCCAGATGCCGGAAAGCCCGTGGGGGATCACGGGGCCGGGCTCGGCCTTGACCCGGGCGAACTCCGCCTCGAGGCGCTCCAGGTACCCTTCCCGCATGGCCTTTAGGGCCTCCTCCGTGACCACCCCCTCACCCTTAAGGACCTCCGCGTAGACCTTCCAGGGTTCGGGCTTTTTGGCGATGAGGGCGTACATGGGGGCCTGGGTGAAGGTGGGCTCGTCCGTCTCGTTGTGCCCCCGGCGGCGGTAGCCCACGAGGTCCAGGACCACGTCCTTGCCGAAGCGCTGGCGGTAGGCCAGGGCCAGCCTGAGGATGAACCAGAGGGCGTCCAGGGCCTCGGCGTTCACGTGGAAGATGGGGGCCCCGATCATCTTGGCGATGTCCGTGGGGTAGCGGCCGGAGGTGTACTCCGAGGGGAGGGTGGTGAAGCCCAGCTGGTTGTTGGCCACCACGTGCAGGGTCCCCCCCACCCGGTAGCCGGGCAGGCCGGAGAGGTTGAGGGTTTCCTGGACGATCCCCTCCCCGATGAAGGCCGAGTCCCCGTGGACCAGGATGGCGAGGCCCTTTTTCCTTTCCCGGTCCCCGAAGCGGTCCTGCTTGGCGCGAAGCCTTCCCAGGGTCACGGGGTTCACGAACTCCAGGTGGCTGGGGTTGAAGGCCAGGGAGACGTGCACCGGGCCGTAGGGGGTTTCCTGGTCCGAGGAGAAGCCCAGGTGGTACTTCACGTCCCCCGCGTAGCCCTCGGGGAAGATCTCCTCAAACTCGCGGAAGATGCGCTCCAGGGGCTTGCCCGCCACGTGGGCCAGGACGTTGAGCCGCCCCCGGTGGGCCATCCCTAAGACCACCTCCCGCACCCCAAGCCGGGCGGCCTCCAAGACCGCTTCCTTGAGGAGGGGGATGAGGCTTTCCAGGCCCTCGGCGCTGAAGGTCTTGGCCCCCAGGTACTTCTTCTGCAGGAACTCCTCAAAGAGGCTGGCCTGGAGGAGGGCCTCCAGGAGGCGGCGCCGGGTTTCGGGGTCCGGCTTGGGCCAGGGGGCCTCCAGGGCCTCCCGGAGCCACTCGGCCTCCTCGGGCTCCACGTGGGCGAGCTCTATGCCCACGGGGCCCAGGTAGACCGCCTCCAGCCTCTCCAGAAGGGCCCTTAGGGTGGGGGCGCCGAAGGTGGGGGGGAGGGGGCGGTCCAGGTCGGCGGGGCCCAGGCCGTGGGCCTCGAGGCTTAGGGCCCGGGGCCTGGGCCGGGGCCGCCCCAAGGGGTCAATCTGGGCCGCCAGGTGGCCCTGGGTGCGGTAGGCCTCCACCAGGCGGGCCACCTTTAGGAGGAAGGCCCCCTCCTCCGGCGCCAGGGTGGGGGAGG
It encodes:
- the odhB gene encoding 2-oxoglutarate dehydrogenase complex dihydrolipoyllysine-residue succinyltransferase → MKELVVPSVGESIVEVEIGAWLKKEGEAFRQDEPLVELITDKATLELPAPFAGTLKRILKRTGETARVGEAIALLEEGAAQSAPAPKPEEAREAEGPLAMPAAERLMAEKGVAPEAVPGTGLGGRILKEDVLRHLETAPRPEPAPPPPPPVQTPPPPTAPPAEKPWRVDEAVPMTPLRRRIAERLLQARQTTAMLTTFNEADMSAVIALRKELGEAFQKKHGVKLGFMSFFVKAVVQALKEIPELNAEIRDGYIVYHRYYDIGIAVGGGEGLVVPVLRDADRLSFAEIERQIADFAERARTKKLKPEELMGGTFTITNGGIYGSLNSTPLLNPPQVGILGMHAIQERPVAREGQVVIRPMMYLALSYDHRIVDGREAVTFLRRVKELIENPVRLLLEV
- a CDS encoding 2-oxoglutarate dehydrogenase E1 component → MELTLESQGYLEALYRAYLEDPFALPEEWRRYFSSLTLEDGRRREAPSPTLAPEEGAFLLKVARLVEAYRTQGHLAAQIDPLGRPRPRPRALSLEAHGLGPADLDRPLPPTFGAPTLRALLERLEAVYLGPVGIELAHVEPEEAEWLREALEAPWPKPDPETRRRLLEALLQASLFEEFLQKKYLGAKTFSAEGLESLIPLLKEAVLEAARLGVREVVLGMAHRGRLNVLAHVAGKPLERIFREFEEIFPEGYAGDVKYHLGFSSDQETPYGPVHVSLAFNPSHLEFVNPVTLGRLRAKQDRFGDRERKKGLAILVHGDSAFIGEGIVQETLNLSGLPGYRVGGTLHVVANNQLGFTTLPSEYTSGRYPTDIAKMIGAPIFHVNAEALDALWFILRLALAYRQRFGKDVVLDLVGYRRRGHNETDEPTFTQAPMYALIAKKPEPWKVYAEVLKGEGVVTEEALKAMREGYLERLEAEFARVKAEPGPVIPHGLSGIWKGYVGGPDRLVPEADTGVPKERLKDLLRRLTALPEGFRLHPKLKRFLEARLEMAEEKRPLDWATAEALAFASLAVEGHRVRLTGQDALRGTFTQRHAALFDYETGAPYLPLQHLEAGQAEVEIHNSPLSEAGVLGFEYGYSLDYPEGLILWEAQFGDFVNVAQVYIDQFLASAEAKWNRLSGLVLLLPHGLEGQGPEHSSARLERFLQLGAQDNLQVAYPTTPAQYFHLLRRQVKRPLRKPLIVMTPKGLLRHPEAVSPLEELASGRFQKVIGEKVKGARKVLLTSGKVYYELLAKRRELGAEDVAILRLELLYPFPEEELKEALSPYPKKTPVVYVQEEPVNQGAWWYLQARFCGEIFGHPFRVVARPESPSPAVGSSKVHKKEQEALLEEAFR